The following coding sequences lie in one Rutidosis leptorrhynchoides isolate AG116_Rl617_1_P2 chromosome 6, CSIRO_AGI_Rlap_v1, whole genome shotgun sequence genomic window:
- the LOC139851633 gene encoding cellulose synthase-like protein H1, with product MSSNNEDYSSYLPLQEKLVHKNTASRAVELVILSLLVSVLVYRIVCFKDQDHYLPWVVAFLCESWFTFNWILCMCLKWNQCSTKTYPERLLQRVNETEFPAVDIFVTTADPILEPAIITMNTVLSLLAVDYPANKLALYLSDDGCSPITFYSLVETTKFAKLWVPFCKKFNVQVRAPFRYFTPNSTPLEDDSLEFQQEWKKMKKEYGDLYKKIEVASRQPFECDPNSEFAVFSDVKRSDHPSIIKVISENKEGTPSDIPHVIYISRQKSPKHHHHYKAGAMNVLCRVSGLMTNAPLMMNVDCDMYVNNPQVFLHAMCMVFGFENEKDCAFIQFPQAFYDALKDDPFGNQLADIYYVANGIQALQGSFYGGTNCFHRRKVIYGSSPNDTLKTENIGTEDLLKIFGQSTELRESASQILSNAKMENRPSPSNLIEAAIRVAGCSYEYGTNWGKKVGWLYGSTTEDILTGLAIHGRGWKTVFTSTEPLAFLGSAPSTYPSSLIQQKRWAAGLFENLFTNKNPIFLTVNGNMWFRQALAYLWICLWAARSVPELCYAILPAYCIITCSNFLPKVNESTFLIFVTVFVIYNVYTLWEVRRLGVSLRMWWNIQRMRRVNIMTAWLFGFVTVMLKLIGLSTVVFEVTQKEQKYDGDDDDVDAGRFTFDKSPIIVPGVVILLVNLTALVNNMSRLLKVDFHENWTGVHELGIGEMFCSVWVILCFWEYLKGLFGNGKYGIPSSTILKSGGLALFFVQLCRRSSRLF from the exons ATGTCTTCAAACAATGAAGACTACTCAAGTTATCTCCCTTTACAAGAAAAATTAGTCCATAAAAATACGGCATCCCGAGCCGTAGAGCTCGTGATTCTTTCTCTTCTTGTTTCTGTCCTTGTTTATCGTATCGTTTGTTTCAAAGACCAAGACCATTACCTTCCTTGGGTTGTCGCGTTTTTGTGTGAGTCGTGGTTCACTTTTAACTGGATTCTTTGTATGTGTCTCAAATGGAATCAATGCAGCACCAAAACTTACCCGGAACGACTCTTGCAGAG GGTAAATGAGACTGAGTTTCCAGCAGTCGATATCTTTGTGACAACGGCAGACCCCATACTTGAACCGGCTATTATAACAATGAACACGGTATTATCGTTATTAGCAGTGGATTATCCAGCTAACAAGTTAGCTCTTTATTTGTCTGATGATGGCTGCTCTCCAATTACATTTTATTCACTTGTTGAAAcgacaaaatttgcaaaactttggGTCCCATTTTGCAAAAAGTTTAATGTTCAAGTTAGAGCTCCATTTCGATACTTCACTCCTAACTCCACACCTTTAGAAGATGATTCATTGGAGTTTCAACAAGAATGGAAAAAGATGAAG AAGGAATATGGGGATCTTTACAAAAAGATTGAGGTTGCAAGTCGTCAGCCATTCGAATGTGATCCTAATTCGGAATTTGCTGTTTTTTCTGATGTGAAACGTTCAGACCATCCATCTATCATCAAG GTTATATCAGAGAACAAAGAAGGTACTCCAAGTGATATACCGCATGTAATATATATCTCAAGACAAAAGAGTcccaaacatcatcatcattacaaAGCTGGAGCTATGAATGTTCTG TGTAGAGTCTCAGGGCTAATGACAAATGCACCTCTGATGATGAATGTAGACTGTGATATGTATGTCAACAATCCACAAGTTTTTCTTCATGCAATGTGTATGGTGTTCGGTTTCGAAAATGAAAAAGATTGTGCTTTTATCCAGTTTCCTCAAGCTTTTTATGATGCTTTGAAGGATGACCCTTTTGGAAATCAACTTGCTGATATATAT TATGTGGCTAATGGAATACAAGCACTTCAAGGATCATTCTATGGAGGAACAAATTGTTTTCATAGGCGAAAGGTTATATATGGTTCGTCTCCAAACGATACACTAAAAACTG AAAATATAGGTACTGAAGATCTACTTAAAATTTTCGGACAATCAACCGAATTGAGAGAATCAGCTTCTCAGATATTATCAAATGCAAAGATGGAAAATCGACCGAGTCCTTCTAATTTGATTGAGGCAGCTATTCGTGTTGCCGGTTGTAGCTACGAGTATGGTACCAACTGGGGTAAAAAG GTTGGGTGGCTATATGGATCAACAACAGAAGATATTCTCACAGGACTTGCCATCCATGGAAGAGGATGGAAAACCGTTTTTACGTCAACTGAACCGCTTGCATTTCTTGGTTCCGCACCTTCTACATACCCTTCTTCATTGATACAACAAAAAAGATGGGCTGCTGGGCTTTTTGAGAATTTGTTCACCAATAAGAACCCGATATTTCTTACCGTGAATGGAAATATGTGGTTTCGACAAGCCCTTGCATACTTATGGATATGTTTATGGGCAGCCCGTTCGGTTCCAGAGTTATGCTACGCAATTCTTCCAGCATATTGTATCATAACCTGTTCAAATTTCTTGCCCAAAGTCAATGAGTCAACTTTTCTCATTTTTGTAACTGTTTTCGTGATTTACAATGTTTACACGCTATGGGAAGTTAGACGTTTAGGTGTATCGCTTCGAATGTGGTGGAATATTCAGAGAATGAGGAGAGTAAATATCATGACAGCATGGTTATTTGGATTTGTAACTGTTATGCTTAAACTTATAGGCTTATCAACGGTAGTTTTCGAAGTAACACAAAAGGAACAAAAATATgacggtgatgatgatgatgtagatgCTGGTAGGTTCACTTTTGACAAGTCACCCATTATCGTGCCAGGTGTAGTTATTTTATTGGTCAACCTGACTGCATTGGTCAACAACATGTCAAGATTATTGAAAGTTGACTTTCATGAGAATTGGACAGGGGTACATGAATTGGGAATAGGAGAGATGTTTTGTAGTGTTTGGGTGATATTATGCTTTTGGGAATATTTGAAAGGGTTGTTTGGTAATGGAAAATATGGGATTCCATCGTCGACGATTTTGAAATCTGGCGGTTTGGCTTTGTTTTTCGTTCAACTATGTAGAAGATCATCTCGATTGTTTTAG